A window of the Dyadobacter pollutisoli genome harbors these coding sequences:
- a CDS encoding 1,4-dihydroxy-2-naphthoate polyprenyltransferase codes for MNPWIEAARPRTLPLALSCILMGCFLAASTGNFSWAVAALSVLTTIILQVLSNFANDYGDAVNGKDTDLREGPRRAVHSGHITAAVMLKAIVVFSILALISGVTLLTVALRDAPANTFWVFLGIGVACIIAAITYTAGKRPYGYVGLGDLSVLIFFGWVGVLGSSYLHTHIWDWGLLLPATSCGLFAVGVLNINNIRDIDSDKATGKNSIPVRLGRERAVRYHWAILITGMLCVTVYTFQNFSGYTSLIFLFSFPLFVKNGLAISRLTKASELDPYLKQMALSTLLFVILFGIGVVL; via the coding sequence ATGAATCCCTGGATTGAAGCGGCACGCCCCCGCACATTGCCCCTCGCACTGTCATGCATTTTAATGGGTTGCTTTTTGGCCGCCTCTACTGGTAATTTTAGCTGGGCTGTTGCAGCACTGAGCGTATTGACTACCATTATATTACAGGTACTTTCCAACTTCGCCAACGACTATGGCGACGCAGTAAACGGAAAAGACACAGACTTACGCGAGGGACCACGCCGGGCGGTTCATTCAGGTCATATTACAGCAGCAGTAATGCTGAAAGCCATCGTTGTTTTTTCAATTCTAGCATTAATATCAGGAGTTACATTGCTTACTGTCGCACTACGCGACGCCCCTGCCAATACATTCTGGGTGTTCCTGGGAATCGGGGTAGCCTGTATCATTGCTGCCATCACTTATACTGCCGGAAAACGACCATATGGCTACGTTGGCCTCGGCGACCTGTCGGTACTCATTTTTTTTGGCTGGGTAGGAGTACTAGGCAGCAGTTACCTGCATACCCACATTTGGGACTGGGGCTTGCTTTTACCCGCAACCAGCTGCGGCTTGTTCGCAGTGGGTGTGCTTAATATCAATAACATCAGGGACATTGATTCCGACAAAGCCACCGGCAAGAACTCGATTCCGGTACGACTGGGCCGCGAAAGGGCTGTACGTTATCACTGGGCAATCCTGATCACCGGAATGCTTTGTGTAACGGTCTATACCTTTCAAAATTTTTCAGGTTACACAAGCCTGATTTTCCTGTTTAGTTTTCCACTATTTGTGAAAAATGGATTGGCTATTTCAAGACTTACCAAAGCAAGCGAGCTGGATCCTTATCTTAAACAAATGGCGCTTTCGACATTGTTATTTGTAATTCTGTTTGGAATTGGGGTTGTTCTATAA
- a CDS encoding DUF5618 family protein has translation MKDITEAKRYLSNAKEILREKAVKENGVYKDRKYVKMAGHTAYAGVLVALDSVLGDKKKKTRKSVEWYQKELSGTDKKILSYFLAAYDTLHLSMSYDGNLSAAVSKGGLELAEKIIDWAEQKSLA, from the coding sequence ATGAAAGACATTACGGAAGCCAAACGGTACCTCTCCAACGCCAAAGAAATTCTGAGAGAAAAGGCCGTCAAAGAGAATGGCGTTTACAAGGACAGGAAATACGTAAAAATGGCTGGGCACACTGCTTATGCCGGAGTGCTGGTCGCATTGGACAGCGTTTTGGGAGATAAAAAGAAAAAGACCCGAAAAAGTGTTGAGTGGTATCAAAAGGAACTCTCCGGAACTGACAAAAAAATATTGTCTTATTTTCTAGCAGCTTACGACACGTTACATCTGTCAATGAGTTATGATGGAAATCTTAGCGCTGCAGTTTCAAAAGGAGGATTGGAACTGGCAGAGAAAATTATTGATTGGGCTGAGCAAAAATCGCTAGCCTGA